The Candidatus Omnitrophota bacterium genome segment GCGTGAAGAGTTTCACTGAGTGCCTTAAGCAACTTCTCCACCCCTTCGCCCGTGGCTGCGCTGATCGTAAAGAGCGGATGGTCTCCGACTGCGGACCGAAGGGACTCCAACCGCCCATCAGCTCCGGTCAGGTCCATCTTATTGGCCGCCACAAACCAAGGCTTGCGGTCCAGCTTCTGTCCGTACTGCGTGATTTCCCCGCTCAACTGCTCAAAGGCGCGCACCGGAGACTCCGGCGCATAGGGTCCCATATCGAGCATAAAAAGCAGAATACGCGTGCGTTCGATATGCCGCAAGAACCGGTCCCCCAGACCGCGACCCTCATGAGCCCCCTCGATCAGCCCGGGGATATCCACGGCAGTCCATTTGCGCTCCCCGTTGTTTTCGATCACGGTCCCCAAATGAGGTGAAAGCGTGGTAAAGGGGTAGTCTCCCACTTCAGAATGAGCGCCGGAGATCCGATTGAGCAAAGTGGACTTCCCCGCATTGGGCAGCCCCACCAACCCCACGTCCCCAAGCACCTTGAGCTGCAGGAGAACAGTACGAATCTCTCCTTCCTCGCCCGGAGTAACCTGTTTGTTGCCGTAATTCCCCCGGCCGCCCATACCCCCTTTGCAAACTGTGACTTCCATATTATCCGTGGACATATCGCGCAGACGCCCGCCGGTTGCCTCATCGCGGATAATCGTGCCCACAGGAACACGGATCAGGGTGTTCTCTCCGTTCGCGCCGTGCTTGTTATTTCCGCCGCCGTGTGCGCCGGTCTCGGCCTTATAGTGCTG includes the following:
- the obgE gene encoding GTPase ObgE, with product MFIDEARIYVQAGRGGNGCESFYFDRRKHRRRPHGGNGGRGGHIVFKADHSVDNLLGFKFQQHYKAETGAHGGGNNKHGANGENTLIRVPVGTIIRDEATGGRLRDMSTDNMEVTVCKGGMGGRGNYGNKQVTPGEEGEIRTVLLQLKVLGDVGLVGLPNAGKSTLLNRISGAHSEVGDYPFTTLSPHLGTVIENNGERKWTAVDIPGLIEGAHEGRGLGDRFLRHIERTRILLFMLDMGPYAPESPVRAFEQLSGEITQYGQKLDRKPWFVAANKMDLTGADGRLESLRSAVGDHPLFTISAATGEGVEKLLKALSETLHAA